In one window of Hymenobacter nivis DNA:
- a CDS encoding complex I subunit 4 family protein produces MPHIPLLSVSIFLPLLGALVLLVLRTQGRVLAFALGIGTTALTVVATALIWMRGVPGGFAQVEELRWIPSLGAAYRVGVDGISLPLVLLTALLFLVAMIYSAKVTDQPGSFVALLLLLETACLGSFLALDLLLFYVFFELTLVGMYFIIAGWGHEGSKKAALTFFIYTLVGSLFLLLAFLALYLNAAPHTFDMRVLLAHPPLTGTAAALTFWGLFLAFAIKTPLFPFHTWLPAAHTEAPTAGSVILAGVMLKLGGYGFIRFSLQMTPDAFRQFAPYVMGLALFSALYGALAALGQTDIKRLVAYTSVNHMGYMVFGVGAAALTTTGSAFGLDGAVLQMVSHGIVTSCLFLLVGALQDRTKTREMDQLGGLAQAYPLLSGLFMLAAFASLGLPALAHFPAEFQIFLGGYEVAPVMTALLLLGLLITTALYLRAIQRVFLGEAPTMALPPADLSGRELWAIVPLIILIVGLGLYPEALLRVIHATQQVLGHE; encoded by the coding sequence ATGCCGCATATTCCGTTACTCTCCGTCAGTATTTTCCTGCCCCTGCTGGGGGCGCTGGTGCTGCTGGTGCTCCGCACCCAGGGCCGGGTACTGGCTTTTGCGCTGGGTATCGGCACGACGGCCCTCACGGTGGTCGCCACCGCCCTCATCTGGATGCGCGGCGTGCCCGGCGGCTTCGCGCAGGTGGAGGAGCTACGCTGGATTCCGTCGCTGGGGGCCGCCTACCGGGTGGGCGTGGACGGCATCAGCTTGCCGCTGGTGCTGCTCACGGCATTGCTATTCCTGGTGGCCATGATTTACTCGGCGAAAGTCACCGACCAGCCCGGCAGCTTCGTGGCCCTGCTGCTGCTGCTGGAAACGGCTTGTCTGGGGTCATTCCTGGCGCTGGACCTGCTGCTGTTCTACGTCTTTTTCGAGTTGACGCTGGTGGGCATGTACTTCATCATTGCCGGCTGGGGCCACGAGGGCAGTAAAAAAGCTGCGCTCACCTTCTTCATCTACACTTTGGTGGGCAGCCTATTCCTGCTGCTGGCTTTTTTGGCCCTTTATCTAAATGCCGCCCCGCACACCTTCGATATGCGCGTCCTGCTGGCCCACCCGCCCCTGACCGGCACCGCGGCGGCGCTCACCTTCTGGGGCCTTTTTCTGGCCTTCGCCATCAAAACGCCCCTGTTTCCCTTTCATACCTGGCTGCCGGCGGCCCACACCGAAGCCCCGACGGCGGGCAGCGTCATTCTGGCCGGGGTGATGCTGAAGCTGGGCGGCTACGGCTTCATCCGCTTCAGCCTGCAGATGACCCCCGACGCGTTCCGGCAGTTTGCCCCCTACGTGATGGGACTGGCCCTATTTTCGGCCCTTTACGGGGCGCTGGCCGCGCTGGGCCAAACCGATATCAAGCGGCTGGTGGCCTACACCAGCGTCAACCACATGGGCTACATGGTGTTCGGGGTCGGGGCGGCGGCGCTCACCACCACGGGCAGCGCCTTCGGCCTCGACGGGGCCGTGCTGCAGATGGTCAGCCACGGCATCGTCACCAGCTGCCTGTTCCTGCTGGTCGGGGCCCTGCAGGACCGGACCAAAACCCGCGAAATGGACCAGCTCGGCGGGCTGGCGCAGGCCTACCCGCTGCTGAGCGGCCTGTTTATGCTGGCGGCCTTTGCCTCGCTGGGCCTGCCGGCGCTGGCCCACTTCCCCGCCGAGTTCCAGATTTTCCTGGGGGGCTACGAGGTAGCGCCAGTCATGACGGCGCTGCTGCTGCTGGGGCTGCTGATTACCACGGCCCTTTACCTGCGCGCTATCCAGCGGGTGTTTCTGGGCGAGGCCCCCACCATGGCCCTACCCCCGGCCGACTTGTCCGGCCGCGAGCTGTGGGCCATTGTTCCGCTGATAATCCTGATTGTGGGGCTGGGCCTCTACCCCGAAGCGTTGCTGCGGGTCATTCACGCCACGCAACAGGTTTTGGGCCATGAGTAG
- a CDS encoding NADH-quinone oxidoreductase subunit N, whose amino-acid sequence MSSGGSMAQDLRLVLPQLIVLLTAMLALVAEMLRWRRAGLTTVAVGLGAATVVSAGRLAVHATAFSGTFRVDLLNHWSVLILCPTAVLCCLLARQELRGTPREGTVYSLLCFGTLGALVLAGSGDMMLLVLGLLMTSLSGFALAAYAKTEAGTEGALKYFIYGTVTTAILIFGLSYWVGITGSTLLSALGQPNLPAPLLAFGFVALLTGLGYAASLFPFHFWTPDTLEGAPVSVAAYLSVVPKIGAFFGLAQVCRSLPSTAVDWPLVLALLAVASMTFGNVLALRQTNVVRLLAYSTVTQAGYFLLPLVGVRGAMALPALVVFAAAYAAMNTGAFAIVLHTGRTLADFKRLGTTRIFTGLAMTVFLFSLVGIPPLAGFTGKLLLFESAMAAGYTWLAVVAVLNSALALAVYSRVIVAMYFAAPGGPAAPPAPAWEIRTVVGACLLATLGLTLAAQFFF is encoded by the coding sequence ATGAGTAGCGGCGGGAGCATGGCGCAGGACCTGCGGCTGGTGCTGCCGCAGCTTATCGTGCTGCTGACGGCCATGCTGGCCCTGGTCGCCGAGATGCTGCGCTGGCGCCGGGCGGGCCTGACTACCGTGGCCGTGGGCCTGGGCGCGGCCACGGTGGTCAGCGCCGGCCGGCTGGCGGTCCACGCCACGGCGTTTTCGGGCACGTTCCGGGTCGACCTGCTCAATCACTGGAGCGTGCTGATTCTGTGTCCGACGGCGGTGCTGTGCTGCCTGCTGGCCCGGCAGGAGCTGCGCGGCACCCCGCGGGAGGGCACCGTTTACAGCCTGCTCTGCTTCGGCACGCTGGGGGCGCTGGTGCTGGCCGGCAGCGGCGACATGATGCTGCTCGTGCTGGGGCTGCTCATGACCAGCCTCAGCGGCTTTGCCCTGGCGGCCTACGCCAAAACCGAGGCCGGCACCGAGGGCGCGCTGAAGTACTTTATCTACGGCACCGTCACGACGGCCATCCTGATTTTTGGGCTGAGCTACTGGGTGGGCATCACGGGCAGCACCCTGCTCAGTGCGCTGGGCCAGCCCAACCTGCCCGCGCCGCTGCTGGCGTTCGGCTTCGTGGCCCTGCTCACCGGCCTGGGGTACGCGGCGTCACTATTTCCCTTCCACTTCTGGACGCCCGACACGCTGGAGGGTGCCCCGGTATCGGTGGCCGCCTACCTGTCGGTAGTGCCCAAGATAGGCGCCTTTTTCGGGCTGGCGCAGGTGTGCCGGTCGCTGCCCAGCACCGCAGTCGACTGGCCGCTGGTGCTGGCCCTGCTGGCCGTCGCGTCGATGACCTTTGGCAACGTGCTGGCCCTGCGGCAAACCAACGTGGTGCGCCTGCTGGCCTACTCCACGGTGACGCAGGCCGGGTATTTTCTGCTGCCCCTGGTGGGAGTGCGCGGGGCGATGGCGTTGCCGGCCCTGGTGGTGTTTGCCGCCGCCTACGCCGCCATGAACACGGGCGCGTTTGCCATCGTCCTGCACACCGGCCGCACGCTCGCCGACTTCAAGCGCCTCGGCACCACGCGCATCTTCACGGGCTTGGCCATGACGGTTTTCCTGTTCTCGCTGGTTGGCATTCCGCCCCTGGCCGGCTTCACGGGCAAGCTGCTGCTGTTTGAGTCGGCCATGGCGGCCGGCTATACCTGGCTGGCCGTGGTCGCCGTGCTCAACAGTGCCCTTGCGCTGGCCGTGTACAGCCGGGTTATCGTGGCCATGTACTTTGCCGCGCCCGGCGGCCCGGCCGCGCCGCCCGCGCCCGCCTGGGAAATCCGCACGGTCGTCGGGGCCTGCCTGCTGGCTACGCTGGGGCTAACGCTGGCGGCGCAGTTCTTCTTTTGA
- a CDS encoding trypsin-like peptidase domain-containing protein, whose amino-acid sequence MRKSTILLLSSGFCLLQLGGVSCNSKKSPDGANTTGRTGTAFSANDTSADDTPSSTAPSSIGNFVKAAKAATPAVVHIKTTYGAPADGDDSFGPPYGSPSGGRIAMGSGSGVLISSDGYIATNNHVVENASKIEVVLPDNRQFSAELIGRDPNTDLALIKIKADHLPSIQLGNSDSVQVGEWAVAVGYPFSLNTTVTAGIISAKARSIGIINRPSRNGNAEPTGNLGVESFIQTDAAINPGNSGGALVDTNGKLIGINSAIASQTGSYAGYSFAIPVNLAKKILGDLREYGSVKRGLLGVSFPSPNAEAQYLQQQGLQPGIVKGVRITGVLSNSAAAAAGLQEGDIIQSIDGMPLNSSAEFSERIARHRPNDVVKLAYLRDNQVRSTSATLKGEEATATAKSNADLDKIYNKLGASFSPLPSSLKQQLNLQAGVLVTEVRPGGFFDHIGIPSGTIIAFINGKSIHNPQDIDRALLSAQSGMIQMLAIAPDGSRVVFDFSLGA is encoded by the coding sequence ATGAGAAAATCGACCATCCTTTTGCTTTCCAGTGGCTTTTGCCTCCTTCAGCTGGGCGGTGTTAGTTGCAACAGCAAGAAAAGCCCGGACGGGGCAAATACTACTGGACGCACTGGAACAGCATTTTCAGCAAACGACACGTCAGCCGACGACACCCCGAGCAGCACGGCTCCGTCCAGTATTGGCAACTTTGTAAAGGCCGCCAAAGCGGCAACGCCGGCGGTCGTGCACATTAAAACCACCTACGGTGCTCCCGCGGATGGTGATGATTCGTTTGGTCCGCCGTATGGCTCCCCCTCCGGAGGCCGCATAGCCATGGGTTCTGGCTCCGGAGTACTTATCAGCAGCGACGGCTACATCGCCACGAACAACCACGTGGTGGAAAATGCCTCTAAAATTGAAGTGGTCTTGCCCGACAATCGGCAGTTTTCCGCAGAACTAATTGGCCGTGACCCAAATACCGACCTGGCGCTAATCAAAATCAAGGCCGACCATCTGCCCAGTATCCAACTCGGCAACTCCGATAGTGTGCAGGTGGGGGAATGGGCGGTGGCGGTGGGGTATCCCTTTTCGCTGAATACCACCGTCACGGCCGGCATTATCAGTGCCAAAGCGCGCAGCATTGGGATTATCAACCGGCCCAGCCGCAACGGCAACGCGGAGCCTACGGGCAATCTGGGGGTGGAGTCCTTCATCCAGACCGATGCGGCCATTAACCCCGGCAACAGCGGGGGCGCCCTGGTTGATACGAATGGCAAGCTGATTGGGATTAACTCGGCCATTGCCTCACAGACTGGCAGCTACGCCGGCTATTCATTTGCTATTCCCGTGAATCTGGCCAAGAAGATTCTGGGGGATTTACGGGAATATGGCTCGGTAAAACGCGGGCTGCTGGGCGTGTCCTTTCCATCCCCCAACGCCGAGGCGCAATACTTACAACAACAAGGGCTTCAGCCGGGCATTGTCAAAGGCGTTCGCATCACCGGGGTACTCAGCAACAGCGCCGCGGCCGCGGCCGGCCTACAGGAAGGTGATATTATCCAAAGCATTGACGGCATGCCGTTGAATTCGTCCGCGGAGTTCTCCGAAAGAATTGCCCGGCACCGCCCCAATGATGTGGTCAAGCTGGCCTACTTACGTGACAACCAGGTCCGCTCCACCTCGGCTACGCTGAAAGGAGAGGAAGCCACGGCGACGGCCAAAAGCAATGCCGACCTGGATAAAATTTATAATAAGCTCGGAGCTAGCTTCTCCCCCTTACCCAGTTCGCTGAAACAACAGTTGAACCTACAGGCCGGGGTACTGGTAACGGAGGTCCGGCCGGGTGGTTTCTTCGACCATATTGGCATTCCCAGCGGAACCATCATTGCCTTCATCAATGGCAAATCCATTCACAACCCCCAGGATATTGATCGTGCCTTGCTCTCGGCCCAAAGCGGCATGATTCAAATGCTGGCCATTGCCCCGGATGGGTCACGGGTGGTGTTTGACTTTTCGCTCGGAGCGTAA
- a CDS encoding helix-turn-helix domain-containing protein: MLHISTLPDEEKQTLEAGHKNGNKAYFRNRCQCILLSASGFEAKELALIYTTRTRTVYDWLHRYKRDGFLGLKIKADRGLKAPLQDLTLEQVADIREQLKENPQSLREVAALLSTKFGFTMSKSARKQYVKKN; this comes from the coding sequence ATGCTACACATATCGACTCTTCCCGACGAAGAAAAGCAAACGCTGGAAGCAGGCCATAAAAACGGCAACAAGGCCTATTTCCGCAACCGCTGCCAGTGCATTTTGCTCAGTGCCAGCGGTTTTGAGGCAAAAGAATTGGCGTTGATTTACACCACGCGAACCCGCACCGTTTACGACTGGCTCCACCGCTACAAGCGGGACGGTTTTCTAGGGTTAAAAATCAAAGCGGATCGCGGGTTAAAAGCCCCGCTACAAGACCTGACGCTTGAGCAAGTCGCTGACATCAGAGAACAACTAAAAGAAAACCCGCAAAGTCTGCGGGAGGTTGCCGCGCTATTGAGCACGAAATTTGGTTTTACGATGAGTAAATCAGCGCGCAAACAATATGTTAAAAAAAACTAA
- a CDS encoding peroxiredoxin — protein MLQVGQTAPDFTLNTTDGTPFHLADRRGRHLVLYFYPKDDTPGCTAEACSFRDQYEVFQDLGADVVGISSDSEASHQKFTQKHRLPFPLLADAGGAVRKLYEVPRALLGLLPGRVTFVIDKEGIIQYIFNSMSGATDHVRRTKDVLAKLPA, from the coding sequence ATGTTGCAAGTAGGCCAGACCGCTCCCGATTTCACGCTCAACACCACCGACGGCACCCCGTTTCACTTGGCCGACCGCCGCGGGCGGCACTTGGTACTCTATTTCTACCCGAAGGACGACACGCCGGGCTGTACGGCCGAGGCCTGCTCGTTCCGCGACCAGTACGAGGTCTTCCAGGACCTGGGGGCCGACGTGGTGGGCATCAGCTCCGACAGCGAGGCCTCGCACCAGAAGTTTACCCAAAAGCACCGCTTGCCGTTTCCGCTGCTAGCCGACGCCGGCGGAGCCGTGCGCAAGCTCTACGAAGTGCCCCGGGCCCTGCTGGGCCTGCTGCCCGGCCGCGTCACGTTTGTGATTGACAAAGAAGGCATTATCCAGTACATCTTCAATTCCATGAGCGGAGCCACCGACCACGTGCGCCGCACCAAAGACGTGCTGGCCAAACTGCCAGCCTAG
- a CDS encoding heme NO-binding domain-containing protein, which yields MHGTILILLKRYIQTQYDHSTWVNLLELAGLGGATFDHKAVYPDETLYALVAQAAAAAGVSAGELHERFGEYLVPDIMYMYQKLVDPAWRTLDMLEHTEHTMHRQVRREHAENAPPVLAVKRLNANEVQIDYVSARRMGGLAVGIVRGLAAYYDEADRIAVTPITSADGQQVSIHVRRN from the coding sequence ATGCACGGGACCATCCTGATTCTTCTAAAACGCTATATCCAGACCCAGTACGACCACAGCACCTGGGTCAACCTTTTGGAGTTGGCTGGCCTCGGCGGTGCCACCTTCGACCACAAAGCCGTGTACCCCGACGAAACCCTGTACGCGCTGGTGGCCCAGGCCGCCGCCGCTGCCGGCGTATCGGCCGGCGAACTGCACGAGCGGTTCGGCGAGTACCTCGTGCCCGACATCATGTACATGTACCAGAAACTGGTAGACCCCGCCTGGCGCACGCTCGACATGCTGGAGCACACGGAGCACACCATGCACCGCCAGGTGCGGCGCGAGCACGCCGAAAACGCGCCGCCCGTGCTGGCCGTCAAGCGCCTGAACGCCAACGAGGTGCAGATTGATTACGTGTCGGCCCGGCGTATGGGGGGCCTGGCAGTGGGCATTGTGCGCGGCCTGGCCGCGTACTACGACGAAGCCGACCGCATTGCCGTGACGCCCATCACCAGCGCCGACGGCCAGCAGGTCAGCATCCATGTGCGGCGTAACTAA
- a CDS encoding anti-sigma factor, protein MEDPQAYTESGILEQYILGLLTPAERATVEAEATRHPLVAQELAAGQRALEYYAEAQSRELPAAMRSRVLNKVLAQITPAEVPAEVPAEAPVEAPVAVAAPVAAGAPAPAASLRADVDALARPQPAAEPGVRPITSAAAPAAFRRGLAIAASVALLLSLIGNGYLYQQWQGADTALVALQETQNRLAANTLVVEKKLGEVREQNTVLRDAGFHFVALVGTPDAPKDRARVLFNAKTSRVYVDVQNLPAAPAGRQYQLWALNNGKPVDAGVLTPAAATGDRLERMKDIASAQAFAVTLEPLGGSATPTMPIRAMGTI, encoded by the coding sequence GTGGAAGATCCTCAAGCCTATACAGAATCCGGCATTCTAGAGCAGTACATCCTCGGCCTGCTTACGCCCGCCGAGCGCGCCACCGTTGAAGCCGAAGCCACCCGCCACCCCCTCGTGGCCCAAGAGTTGGCCGCTGGCCAGCGCGCCCTCGAATACTACGCCGAAGCCCAATCCCGCGAGTTACCCGCCGCCATGCGCAGCCGGGTGCTGAACAAAGTGCTGGCCCAAATTACCCCCGCTGAAGTACCCGCTGAAGTACCCGCTGAAGCGCCCGTTGAAGCGCCCGTTGCCGTTGCTGCTCCTGTAGCCGCTGGGGCCCCAGCGCCCGCCGCCAGCCTCCGGGCCGACGTGGACGCCCTGGCCCGCCCGCAGCCCGCCGCCGAGCCGGGCGTGCGTCCGATAACCAGTGCCGCAGCGCCCGCAGCGTTCCGCCGGGGCTTGGCCATTGCCGCCTCGGTGGCCCTGCTGCTGAGCCTGATTGGTAACGGCTACCTGTACCAGCAGTGGCAAGGGGCCGACACCGCCCTGGTGGCCTTGCAGGAAACCCAGAACCGCTTGGCCGCCAACACCTTGGTGGTGGAAAAGAAGCTTGGGGAAGTGCGCGAGCAGAATACCGTGCTGCGCGACGCCGGGTTTCACTTCGTGGCCCTGGTTGGCACCCCCGACGCGCCCAAAGACCGCGCCCGGGTGCTGTTCAATGCCAAAACCAGCCGCGTGTACGTCGACGTACAAAACCTGCCTGCCGCGCCCGCCGGCCGCCAGTACCAGCTGTGGGCCCTCAACAACGGCAAGCCCGTGGACGCTGGCGTGCTGACGCCCGCCGCCGCCACTGGTGACCGCCTCGAGCGCATGAAGGATATTGCCAGCGCCCAGGCCTTCGCTGTGACGCTGGAGCCCCTGGGCGGCAGCGCCACGCCCACCATGCCCATCCGGGCCATGGGCACCATATAG
- a CDS encoding RNA polymerase sigma factor, with the protein MSDNLPISLPTASEEDLVRRLKARDESALTQFYDCYASALFGVISRIVKDDDTAEDVLQEALVKIWNAFPAYDAEKGRLFTWVLNICRNLAIDKIRSRQYRVGTRTQGLDDSLAAQRMPAADSFRPEHIGLREVVQTLVPEQRQIIDLLYFGGYTQSEVAEELKLPLGTVKTRARTAIKLLGKLIR; encoded by the coding sequence GTGTCCGATAATCTACCTATTTCCCTGCCCACTGCCTCAGAGGAAGACCTCGTGCGCCGGCTCAAAGCCCGCGACGAATCGGCCCTAACGCAGTTCTATGACTGCTACGCGTCGGCCTTGTTCGGCGTCATCTCCCGCATCGTGAAAGACGACGACACGGCCGAAGACGTACTACAGGAGGCGCTGGTCAAAATCTGGAACGCTTTTCCGGCCTACGACGCCGAAAAAGGCCGCCTGTTCACCTGGGTGCTGAACATCTGCCGAAATTTGGCCATCGACAAAATCCGCTCGCGCCAGTACCGCGTAGGTACTCGCACCCAGGGCCTCGACGATAGCCTCGCTGCCCAGCGAATGCCCGCCGCCGACAGTTTTCGGCCCGAGCACATTGGGCTGCGAGAAGTTGTGCAAACCCTGGTGCCAGAACAGCGGCAAATTATCGACTTGCTTTACTTCGGAGGGTACACCCAAAGCGAAGTGGCCGAGGAATTGAAGCTGCCCCTGGGTACCGTCAAAACCCGGGCCCGCACGGCCATTAAACTCCTTGGTAAACTGATACGCTAA
- a CDS encoding NAD-dependent succinate-semialdehyde dehydrogenase produces MPIESYNPYTGRVLKRFRPFSWAKTARILGQAHAAAATWPATTFAHRAEVLRRAGALLRERAPELARLMALEMGKPVADGRAEALKCATCCDYYADHAEEFLADEPVATNAGRSFISHQPLGVVLAVMPWNFPFWQVVRFAAPALMAGNVGLLKHASNVPQCALALEKIFHDAGLPPACFRALLIGSDLIEPLLADDRVRAVTLTGSEPAGAAVAAAAGRYIKKTVLELGGSDPFIVLADADLALAAKTAAQARMLNAGQSCIAAKRFIVEKPILKEFVAQLITHLLALRTGDPLAEDTQYGPMARPDLADELAQQVADSVAQGARLALAGGQERPGTALFRPVVLTHVRPGQRAYHEEFFGPVALVLEAKDAADAVRLANDSRFGLGASVWTKDLAKGEALARQIEAGAVFVNSLVKSMPELPFGGIKKSGYGRELSRLGIREFVNQKSVWIGKAAAPADAKTE; encoded by the coding sequence ATGCCAATCGAATCGTATAACCCCTACACCGGCCGTGTGCTTAAGCGGTTCCGCCCGTTTTCGTGGGCCAAAACCGCGCGCATCCTCGGCCAGGCCCACGCCGCGGCCGCCACCTGGCCCGCCACCACATTTGCCCACCGCGCCGAGGTACTGCGCCGCGCCGGGGCCCTGCTGCGGGAGCGCGCGCCCGAGCTGGCCCGCCTCATGGCCCTGGAAATGGGCAAGCCCGTGGCCGACGGCCGCGCCGAGGCCCTGAAGTGCGCCACCTGCTGCGACTACTACGCCGACCACGCCGAAGAATTTCTGGCCGACGAGCCGGTGGCCACCAACGCCGGGCGCAGCTTCATCAGCCACCAGCCGCTGGGTGTGGTGCTGGCCGTCATGCCCTGGAATTTCCCCTTCTGGCAGGTGGTGCGCTTCGCCGCGCCGGCCCTGATGGCCGGCAACGTGGGCCTGCTCAAGCACGCCTCCAACGTGCCGCAGTGCGCGCTGGCGCTGGAAAAAATCTTCCACGACGCGGGCCTGCCGCCGGCCTGCTTCCGCGCGCTGCTCATCGGGTCGGACCTAATTGAGCCGCTGCTTGCCGACGACCGGGTGCGGGCCGTGACGCTGACGGGCTCGGAGCCGGCCGGGGCCGCCGTGGCCGCCGCCGCGGGCCGCTACATCAAGAAAACCGTACTGGAGCTAGGCGGCTCCGACCCGTTCATCGTGCTGGCCGATGCCGACCTGGCCCTGGCGGCCAAGACGGCCGCCCAGGCCCGGATGCTCAACGCTGGCCAGAGTTGCATCGCCGCCAAGCGCTTCATCGTGGAAAAGCCCATCCTGAAGGAGTTCGTGGCCCAGCTCATCACCCACTTGCTGGCCCTGCGCACCGGCGACCCGCTGGCCGAAGACACCCAGTACGGCCCCATGGCCCGCCCCGACCTAGCCGACGAGCTGGCCCAGCAAGTAGCCGACTCGGTGGCCCAGGGGGCCCGCCTGGCCCTGGCCGGCGGCCAGGAGCGACCGGGTACCGCCCTGTTTCGGCCGGTGGTGCTCACCCACGTGCGGCCCGGCCAGCGCGCCTACCACGAGGAGTTTTTCGGGCCCGTGGCTCTCGTGCTCGAAGCCAAGGATGCCGCCGATGCCGTGCGCCTGGCCAACGATTCGCGCTTCGGCCTGGGGGCCTCGGTCTGGACGAAGGACCTGGCCAAGGGCGAGGCCCTGGCCCGGCAAATCGAGGCCGGCGCCGTGTTCGTCAACAGCCTGGTGAAATCCATGCCCGAGCTGCCCTTCGGCGGCATCAAAAAATCGGGCTACGGCCGCGAGCTTTCCCGCCTGGGCATCCGCGAGTTCGTCAACCAGAAATCGGTGTGGATTGGCAAAGCCGCCGCGCCGGCCGATGCGAAAACGGAGTAA
- a CDS encoding YdcF family protein, with protein MFFLLSKILDAALLPTVWLVALLLGALVARQPHRQRQWLRAAALLALVGTNPGLANEALRAWERPAVPLAALPPRADAAVLLGGITDDGRQPADRVYLHAGADRLTNALWLYRAGRVRRIIVSGGSGAVGPQAGSEARHLATLLRLAAVPPADIWLEQRSRNTHENAQFTKQLLAHHPGVDTLVLVTSAFHMRRAAGCFAKAGLAVVAFPAGFQASSRAFTPDYWLLPTPEALEQWSLLLHEMAGWAVYKARGWC; from the coding sequence ATGTTCTTTCTGCTTTCTAAAATCCTGGACGCCGCCCTGCTGCCCACCGTGTGGCTGGTGGCCCTGCTGCTGGGGGCCCTGGTGGCGCGGCAGCCCCACCGGCAGCGGCAGTGGCTGCGCGCCGCCGCCCTGCTGGCCCTGGTGGGCACCAACCCGGGCCTGGCCAACGAGGCCCTGCGCGCCTGGGAGCGTCCCGCCGTGCCGCTGGCCGCCCTGCCGCCCCGCGCCGACGCGGCCGTGCTGCTCGGCGGCATCACCGATGACGGCCGCCAGCCCGCCGACCGTGTGTACCTGCACGCCGGGGCCGACCGCCTCACCAACGCCCTGTGGCTGTACCGCGCCGGGCGGGTGCGGCGCATCATCGTGTCGGGTGGCTCGGGGGCGGTGGGGCCCCAGGCCGGCAGCGAGGCACGCCACCTGGCCACGCTGCTGCGCCTGGCCGCTGTGCCGCCCGCCGATATCTGGCTGGAACAACGCAGCCGCAACACCCACGAAAACGCCCAGTTCACCAAGCAGCTACTGGCCCACCACCCGGGCGTCGACACGCTGGTGCTCGTCACGTCGGCGTTTCATATGCGCCGGGCCGCGGGCTGCTTTGCCAAGGCGGGGCTGGCCGTCGTTGCCTTCCCGGCCGGCTTCCAGGCCAGTAGCCGCGCCTTCACCCCCGATTACTGGCTGCTGCCCACCCCCGAAGCCCTGGAGCAGTGGAGCCTGCTGCTGCACGAAATGGCCGGCTGGGCCGTGTACAAGGCCCGCGGCTGGTGCTGA
- a CDS encoding thioredoxin family protein, whose translation MTEAHRQHVHHANDEQLRYLIHENLKVFAKFTSENCAVCSALAPPFAKFVDEEEYQSILFLKLNSDENPVAKKLMRDKATPFFVSYCQGRLLECAALTEVADVRAQLDRLRAFAPIKA comes from the coding sequence ATGACCGAAGCCCACCGCCAGCATGTGCATCACGCCAACGACGAGCAGCTGCGCTACCTGATCCACGAGAACCTCAAGGTATTTGCCAAGTTCACGTCGGAAAACTGCGCCGTGTGCAGCGCTTTGGCCCCGCCGTTCGCCAAGTTCGTCGACGAAGAAGAATACCAGTCCATTCTGTTTCTGAAGCTCAACTCGGACGAAAATCCGGTGGCCAAAAAGCTGATGCGGGACAAGGCAACCCCCTTTTTCGTGAGCTACTGCCAGGGCCGCCTGCTCGAGTGCGCCGCCCTGACTGAGGTGGCGGATGTGCGCGCCCAGCTCGACCGCCTACGTGCTTTCGCGCCTATCAAGGCGTAG